One region of Halomicrobium sp. LC1Hm genomic DNA includes:
- a CDS encoding thiamine pyrophosphate-binding protein: MSRMNGGEIIATYLEKEGVEYLVGIPGHGSTNLLDAFNDSDVSVVQPRHEQGAAHLADGYARVTGEPLAVFTSIGPGATNTVTGVATAYVDSIPMVVFTGAPQTHEYGQGILQEIERQKPGDFPSVMEPVTKQSFEVSSVEQLPRVLRRAFQIARSGRPGPVHVDVPMDVQGAAADVTLPEPTQHRPHSRPGGDPETVSEAATLLAEADRPVIVPGGGTMLAEAWDEVQALAEHLQAPVVPTFQAKGIIPEDHDLFVGYAGWIGSTAGNELASNADTILAVGCRFTDMHTSSFEAGVSFEIPPSKLIHVDIDPQEIGKNYPIEVGIQGDAKVVTRQLTEQLRERMEPVSTDDNDYYAEIQELWDEWAAMVQERWDDDSVPMSISRVLASLREVLPRDGVVVSSAGQPQETVNPEFPVYEPRTNVSCGGFSTMGFGVSAAIGAKLGKPDSPVVDIEGDGSFLMCNQEVAAAVEHGVDVTYLVLNNRGWKSIRNLQVDKYGWDRVLNTEFDEDAGVDYMAMADSFNLDYAERVVKPENLDAALEDAVAHDGPAMVEAVVEPDNPDSGAIVTGEWDLADLQE; encoded by the coding sequence ATGTCTCGAATGAACGGTGGCGAGATTATCGCCACGTATCTTGAGAAGGAGGGCGTCGAGTACCTCGTCGGGATTCCCGGCCACGGGAGCACGAACCTGCTCGACGCCTTCAACGACTCCGACGTATCGGTCGTCCAACCGCGTCACGAGCAAGGTGCCGCTCACCTCGCAGACGGGTACGCCCGCGTGACCGGCGAGCCACTGGCCGTCTTCACCTCGATCGGCCCCGGCGCGACCAACACGGTCACCGGCGTCGCGACGGCCTACGTCGACTCGATCCCGATGGTCGTCTTCACCGGCGCGCCACAGACCCACGAGTACGGCCAGGGGATCCTCCAGGAGATCGAACGCCAGAAGCCCGGCGACTTCCCGAGCGTCATGGAGCCGGTCACGAAACAGAGCTTCGAGGTCAGCTCCGTCGAGCAGCTCCCTCGCGTGCTCCGGCGGGCCTTCCAGATCGCCCGCTCCGGCCGTCCGGGTCCGGTTCACGTCGACGTGCCGATGGACGTACAGGGCGCTGCCGCCGACGTGACGCTGCCCGAACCCACCCAGCACCGGCCTCACAGTCGCCCCGGTGGCGATCCGGAGACGGTCTCGGAGGCCGCGACGCTGCTGGCCGAGGCCGATCGGCCGGTGATCGTTCCCGGCGGCGGGACGATGCTCGCGGAGGCCTGGGACGAGGTGCAAGCGCTGGCCGAACACCTCCAGGCACCCGTCGTCCCGACGTTCCAGGCCAAGGGGATCATCCCCGAGGACCACGACCTGTTCGTCGGCTACGCGGGGTGGATCGGCTCGACGGCCGGGAACGAACTCGCGTCCAACGCCGACACGATCCTCGCCGTCGGCTGTCGCTTCACCGATATGCACACCTCGTCGTTCGAGGCGGGCGTCAGCTTCGAGATCCCGCCGAGCAAGCTGATCCACGTCGACATCGATCCCCAGGAGATCGGGAAGAACTACCCCATCGAGGTCGGCATCCAGGGCGACGCGAAGGTGGTCACTCGCCAGCTCACCGAGCAACTGCGCGAGCGGATGGAGCCCGTCTCGACCGACGACAACGACTACTACGCGGAGATACAGGAGCTGTGGGACGAGTGGGCGGCGATGGTCCAGGAGCGCTGGGACGACGACAGTGTCCCGATGAGCATCTCCCGCGTGCTGGCGTCGCTGCGCGAGGTGTTGCCCAGAGACGGCGTCGTCGTCTCCAGTGCCGGCCAGCCCCAGGAGACGGTCAACCCCGAGTTCCCGGTATACGAGCCCCGGACGAACGTCTCCTGTGGCGGCTTCTCGACGATGGGCTTTGGCGTCTCAGCGGCGATCGGTGCCAAACTCGGCAAGCCCGACAGCCCCGTCGTCGACATCGAGGGCGACGGGAGCTTCCTGATGTGTAACCAGGAGGTGGCCGCGGCCGTCGAACACGGCGTCGACGTGACCTACCTGGTCCTCAACAACCGTGGCTGGAAGTCGATCCGGAACCTCCAGGTCGACAAGTACGGCTGGGACCGCGTCCTCAACACGGAGTTCGACGAGGACGCCGGGGTCGACTACATGGCGATGGCCGACTCGTTCAACCTCGACTACGCCGAGCGCGTCGTCAAGCCCGAGAACCTCGACGCCGCCCTCGAAGACGCGGTCGCCCACGACGGGCCCGCGATGGTCGAGGCGGTCGTCGAGCCCGACAACCCCGACTCCGGCGCGATCGTCACCGGCGAGTGGGATCTCGCGGACCTCCAGGAGTAA
- a CDS encoding TIGR03557 family F420-dependent LLM class oxidoreductase, whose protein sequence is MVAVDYMAHQEQYSPSELLEFSELAAANGFDFIWTSDHFHPWFHTDAEAGFAWSWLGAAIERVDLPVGTCVTPAGEHYHPALVAQAFATLQSMHDERVVLGLSTGEAMNEKPLGHEWPEYDVRRNRLEETLEIVHGLWENDGFYSYEGEHYEVDDARLYTMPDERPEVQIAANGPSTASLTGEYGDGFITVKTGEEYTERMYPAIRRYATDAGRDPDQIETTLLVIASYDEDRERARESTRPWWATTQDVFDRALANPKAIEREGEKATREQVEAKFLIADDPAEIAGQLEAYAEMGFDRIALGNTSPEPERFFEVMGDEVIPSL, encoded by the coding sequence ATGGTCGCAGTCGATTACATGGCCCACCAGGAGCAGTACAGTCCGTCGGAGCTACTGGAATTCTCCGAGCTCGCTGCGGCGAACGGCTTTGACTTCATCTGGACCTCGGATCACTTCCACCCCTGGTTTCACACGGACGCAGAGGCGGGGTTCGCGTGGTCGTGGCTCGGGGCGGCGATCGAGCGCGTCGACCTCCCGGTCGGGACGTGCGTGACGCCGGCAGGCGAACACTACCACCCAGCGCTCGTCGCCCAGGCCTTCGCCACGCTCCAGTCGATGCACGACGAGCGGGTCGTCCTCGGGCTGTCGACCGGCGAGGCGATGAACGAGAAACCGCTCGGACACGAGTGGCCCGAGTACGACGTCCGGCGCAACCGCCTCGAAGAGACGCTGGAGATCGTCCACGGGCTCTGGGAGAACGACGGCTTCTACAGCTACGAGGGCGAGCACTACGAGGTCGACGACGCCCGCCTCTACACGATGCCCGACGAACGACCCGAGGTACAGATCGCGGCCAACGGTCCCAGCACGGCGTCGCTGACCGGCGAGTACGGGGACGGGTTCATCACGGTCAAGACCGGCGAGGAGTACACGGAGCGGATGTACCCGGCGATCAGGCGGTACGCGACAGACGCCGGCCGAGACCCCGACCAGATCGAGACGACGCTGCTCGTGATCGCGTCCTACGACGAGGACCGCGAGCGGGCCCGCGAATCGACCCGACCGTGGTGGGCGACCACGCAGGACGTCTTCGACCGCGCGCTGGCGAACCCGAAGGCGATCGAGCGCGAGGGGGAGAAGGCCACGCGCGAACAGGTCGAGGCGAAGTTCCTCATCGCCGACGACCCGGCCGAGATCGCCGGCCAGCTCGAAGCGTACGCGGAGATGGGCTTCGACCGGATCGCGCTCGGCAACACCAGTCCGGAGCCGGAACGGTTCTTCGAGGTGATGGGCGACGAGGTCATCCCGTCGCTGTGA
- a CDS encoding IclR family transcriptional regulator, producing the protein MASEHQSRTVDAVQTSLDIIEFLQSVESAGITEIADAVNRSKGTVHGHMATLVDNEYVVNDDGTYRLSLQYLDLAETVKDRLQIYDVVRKELDDLAEECGELAQFATEEHGKAVYIYKTEGEDAVQTASSVGNRAHLHCLSLGKAMLARMDESRVEAIVDEHGLPAFTDATITTRPELFDELEAIRERGYAFDREERIEGLRCVAAPITMNDEVMGAISISGPASRFSGPLYEDELPNLVTRSANVIEINAQFS; encoded by the coding sequence ATGGCCAGCGAGCACCAGTCCCGAACGGTGGACGCGGTACAGACGAGCCTGGACATCATCGAGTTCCTCCAGTCGGTCGAGAGCGCCGGGATCACGGAGATCGCCGACGCGGTGAACCGGTCGAAAGGAACGGTCCACGGACACATGGCGACGCTCGTCGACAACGAGTACGTCGTGAACGACGACGGCACGTACCGGCTGAGCCTCCAGTATCTCGACCTCGCAGAGACGGTCAAAGACCGCCTCCAGATCTACGACGTGGTGCGCAAGGAGCTGGACGACCTGGCAGAGGAGTGTGGAGAGCTCGCACAGTTCGCCACCGAGGAGCACGGAAAGGCGGTGTACATCTACAAGACCGAGGGCGAAGACGCCGTCCAGACCGCGTCGTCGGTCGGCAACCGGGCGCATCTCCACTGTCTCTCGCTGGGCAAGGCGATGCTCGCACGGATGGACGAGAGCCGGGTCGAAGCGATCGTCGACGAGCACGGACTGCCGGCGTTCACCGACGCGACGATCACCACCCGGCCGGAGCTGTTCGACGAACTCGAAGCGATACGCGAGCGCGGCTACGCCTTCGACCGCGAAGAGCGCATCGAGGGGCTTCGCTGTGTCGCCGCTCCGATCACGATGAACGACGAAGTGATGGGCGCGATCAGCATCTCCGGGCCGGCCAGTCGCTTCAGCGGACCGCTGTACGAAGACGAACTCCCGAACCTGGTGACGCGGTCGGCCAACGTCATCGAGATCAACGCGCAGTTCTCCTGA
- a CDS encoding glycerophosphodiester phosphodiesterase: protein MWQPFANGAPCADAPAASLTAAWHDGASPTRPLSLPMGRRGLVQSGLGGLATFLAGCTGGSGPGTETGSSTREDDVRLIGHRGCADQYPENTILAVEQSAPHVDMIEFDVQRCGSGELVVFHDDELDRLTDATGSVATTDWAELRELTILDSEETIPRLSAFLSAVPSDTAVNIELKHDGMAEEVVAAADECDNEVLFSSFSPDALREIRERDDDAALAFLVSDAPERSLSFADEMDCVAVNPGVDLALDTDFVERAHAEGFEVNTWTVDDSETARRLVDAGVDGLFVDRWDLLTE from the coding sequence ATGTGGCAGCCATTCGCGAACGGTGCCCCGTGTGCGGACGCGCCGGCAGCCTCTCTCACCGCAGCCTGGCACGACGGCGCGAGTCCGACTCGCCCGCTCTCGCTCCCGATGGGACGGCGCGGACTCGTCCAGTCGGGGCTCGGAGGTCTCGCCACGTTCCTCGCGGGCTGTACCGGGGGCTCGGGTCCCGGAACCGAGACGGGTTCGAGCACTCGGGAGGACGACGTTCGGCTCATCGGTCACCGCGGCTGTGCCGACCAGTACCCCGAGAACACGATCCTCGCCGTCGAGCAGTCCGCGCCACACGTCGACATGATCGAGTTCGACGTACAGCGGTGTGGCTCCGGGGAACTCGTCGTGTTCCACGACGACGAGCTCGACCGGCTGACCGACGCGACGGGATCGGTCGCGACGACCGACTGGGCGGAGCTGCGAGAGCTCACGATCCTCGACTCCGAGGAGACCATCCCGCGACTCTCGGCGTTCCTGTCGGCGGTCCCGTCGGACACGGCGGTCAACATCGAGCTCAAGCACGACGGCATGGCCGAGGAGGTCGTTGCCGCCGCCGACGAGTGCGACAACGAGGTTCTCTTCTCGTCGTTCTCGCCGGACGCGCTCCGGGAGATTCGCGAGCGCGACGACGACGCGGCACTCGCCTTCCTCGTCAGTGACGCGCCGGAACGGAGCCTCTCTTTCGCCGACGAGATGGACTGCGTGGCAGTCAACCCCGGCGTCGACCTCGCTCTCGACACCGACTTCGTCGAGCGGGCACACGCCGAGGGGTTCGAGGTGAACACGTGGACCGTCGACGACTCGGAGACCGCCAGACGACTCGTCGACGCGGGCGTCGACGGACTGTTCGTCGATCGGTGGGACCTCCTGACGGAGTGA
- a CDS encoding ABC transporter ATP-binding protein, with the protein MARIQLTDLEKQYDDVLAVKGIDLEAKDGEFLVLVGPSGCGKSTTLRMIAGLEDITAGTLRIDDEVVNDVPPKDRDIAMMFQNYALYPHMTAAENMKFGMKSVSDFSTEEIDQRVEEAAETLDIADLLERKPKELSGGERQRVAIGRAIVREPEVFLLDEPLSNLDAKLRVQMRAELLRLHEELDSSTVYVTHDQTEAMTLGDRVAVLDAGELQQVAPPQELYDFPANRFVAEFIGEPAMNVFSVDVHERNGHYVADHAGFTIPLPDGEGLDAASDSSVSMGVRPEDISLASNLPDDAETFTVETTVREPLGELLLLHCQLGDDEIHVKVEPRSEIQPGETIEVGFDLDRLHLFDARSGDALYHSTAPEATKSEAVVTE; encoded by the coding sequence ATGGCAAGGATACAACTCACAGATCTCGAGAAACAGTACGACGACGTACTCGCAGTCAAGGGTATCGATCTGGAAGCAAAGGACGGGGAGTTCCTCGTCCTGGTCGGTCCGTCGGGGTGTGGCAAGTCGACGACGCTGCGGATGATCGCGGGGCTCGAAGACATCACGGCCGGGACCCTGCGGATCGACGACGAGGTCGTCAACGACGTGCCCCCGAAAGATCGGGACATCGCGATGATGTTCCAGAACTACGCGCTGTACCCCCACATGACCGCCGCCGAGAACATGAAGTTCGGCATGAAGTCGGTCAGCGACTTCTCCACCGAGGAGATCGACCAGCGCGTCGAGGAGGCCGCCGAGACACTCGACATCGCCGACCTCCTCGAGCGCAAGCCAAAGGAGCTCTCGGGCGGGGAGCGCCAGCGCGTCGCCATCGGCCGGGCGATCGTCCGCGAGCCGGAGGTGTTCCTGCTCGACGAGCCGCTCTCGAACCTCGACGCCAAGCTCCGGGTCCAGATGCGCGCCGAACTGCTCAGGCTCCACGAGGAACTCGACTCCTCAACGGTCTACGTGACCCACGACCAGACCGAGGCGATGACGCTCGGCGACCGCGTCGCCGTCCTCGACGCGGGCGAACTACAGCAGGTCGCGCCACCCCAGGAGCTGTACGACTTCCCGGCCAACCGGTTCGTCGCGGAGTTCATCGGCGAGCCGGCGATGAACGTGTTCTCCGTGGACGTCCACGAGCGCAACGGACACTACGTCGCCGACCACGCCGGCTTCACCATCCCGCTCCCCGACGGCGAGGGCCTCGACGCCGCGAGCGACTCCTCGGTGTCGATGGGCGTTCGACCGGAGGACATCTCGCTGGCCTCGAACCTGCCCGACGACGCGGAGACGTTCACGGTCGAGACCACGGTCAGGGAACCGCTCGGCGAGCTGTTGTTGCTGCACTGCCAGCTCGGCGACGACGAGATCCACGTCAAAGTCGAGCCACGCAGCGAGATCCAGCCGGGCGAGACGATCGAGGTCGGATTCGATCTGGATCGTCTCCACCTCTTCGACGCCCGATCGGGCGACGCGCTGTATCACTCGACGGCTCCCGAAGCGACGAAGTCCGAAGCGGTGGTCACGGAGTAA
- a CDS encoding carbohydrate ABC transporter permease: MATTTETDSTPVDESRTISQRLPDNLAMHVGIILSIVTMAAPLLLAIIMSTQTTSEVYEVTNLGLGSQGLSNYQTVLSEYQFTTYLINSFVMSIIIVVGKVGISLLAALALVYYELPYERAVFMFILLTLLLPVPVRIVPLFQLMADLGWTNTMLALTGPYIASATAVFLFRQHFMSIPSSLVETARMTGIGPAKFLFKVLIPMSKGMIAGVCVITYIYSWNQFLWPLVAVNDKSSQVVQVGISYLQGSAQAGLTPWGLIMAGACIALLPPLVVLIVLHRPLLQTFAVQRK; the protein is encoded by the coding sequence ATGGCAACTACAACGGAAACAGACTCAACGCCCGTCGACGAATCACGGACGATCAGCCAGCGACTGCCCGACAACCTGGCGATGCACGTCGGGATCATCCTCTCGATCGTCACGATGGCGGCCCCGCTCTTGCTCGCGATCATCATGAGCACGCAGACGACCTCCGAGGTGTACGAGGTGACGAACCTCGGCCTGGGGAGTCAGGGGCTGTCGAACTACCAGACGGTCCTCTCGGAGTACCAGTTCACCACGTATCTGATCAACTCGTTCGTGATGAGCATCATCATCGTCGTCGGCAAGGTCGGTATCTCGCTGCTGGCGGCGCTGGCGCTGGTCTACTACGAACTCCCCTACGAACGTGCGGTGTTCATGTTCATCCTCCTGACGCTGCTGTTGCCGGTGCCGGTCCGTATCGTCCCGCTGTTCCAGCTGATGGCGGACCTGGGGTGGACGAACACGATGCTCGCACTGACTGGGCCGTACATCGCCAGCGCGACCGCCGTGTTCCTGTTCCGCCAGCACTTCATGTCGATCCCGAGTTCGCTGGTCGAGACGGCCCGGATGACCGGGATCGGACCGGCCAAGTTCCTGTTCAAGGTCCTGATCCCGATGTCGAAGGGGATGATCGCGGGCGTCTGTGTCATCACCTACATCTACTCGTGGAACCAGTTCCTCTGGCCGCTCGTCGCGGTCAACGACAAGAGCTCGCAGGTGGTTCAGGTCGGAATTAGCTACCTCCAGGGTTCGGCACAGGCCGGACTGACGCCCTGGGGCCTGATCATGGCGGGTGCCTGCATCGCCCTGCTGCCGCCACTGGTCGTCTTGATCGTGCTTCACCGACCGCTCCTGCAGACGTTTGCTGTCCAACGGAAGTGA
- a CDS encoding carbohydrate ABC transporter permease has translation MAEQTKPFDSKLQAAALLLPTVVVLVAFLYYPSLETFRLSLYESAFLGQDLRWTGINNFVELATSSTYRNSFVVSVLFAGVVVIGTLVLSLLISYMLFDVDIGSSSYLVAAIWPYALPPAVAAILLNFLLHPNLGIFTHYLELLTPWTLDWFSSGPQAFAVLAIVAIWKQLGYNIIFMVAALNNIPETLTESAQLDGVGRLKMLYKVYVPLISPTLIFLVVMNTIYSFFSTFPLVDLMTSGGPSGATNLLIFKLYRDAFEFSNYGLASAESVILFVLVAILMYIQLRATEGHAQYGA, from the coding sequence ATGGCAGAACAGACGAAACCATTCGATTCCAAGCTCCAGGCAGCGGCGCTGCTACTGCCGACGGTCGTCGTGCTCGTCGCGTTCCTGTACTACCCGTCACTGGAGACGTTTCGGCTGAGCCTGTACGAGTCGGCGTTCCTCGGACAGGATCTCAGGTGGACGGGCATCAACAACTTCGTGGAACTGGCCACGTCGTCGACCTACCGGAACAGCTTCGTGGTCTCTGTCCTGTTCGCGGGCGTCGTCGTGATCGGGACGCTGGTGTTGTCGCTGTTGATCAGCTACATGCTGTTCGACGTCGACATCGGCTCGTCGTCGTACCTCGTCGCGGCGATCTGGCCGTACGCGCTCCCGCCCGCAGTGGCGGCGATCCTGCTGAACTTCCTGCTCCACCCGAACCTCGGGATCTTCACGCACTACCTCGAACTGTTGACCCCCTGGACGCTCGACTGGTTCAGCAGCGGGCCACAGGCCTTTGCCGTGCTGGCGATCGTCGCTATCTGGAAGCAGCTGGGGTACAACATCATCTTCATGGTCGCTGCGCTCAACAACATCCCCGAGACGCTGACCGAGAGCGCTCAGCTCGACGGGGTCGGCCGGCTCAAGATGCTGTACAAGGTGTACGTGCCGCTGATCTCGCCGACGCTGATCTTCCTCGTCGTGATGAACACGATCTACTCGTTCTTCTCGACGTTCCCGCTGGTCGATCTGATGACCAGCGGTGGCCCCAGCGGGGCGACGAACCTGCTGATCTTCAAGCTGTACCGTGACGCGTTCGAGTTCAGTAACTACGGGCTGGCGTCTGCCGAGTCCGTTATCCTGTTCGTCCTCGTGGCGATCCTGATGTACATCCAGCTCAGGGCCACCGAGGGCCACGCACAGTACGGAGCGTGA
- a CDS encoding ABC transporter substrate-binding protein translates to MKKPTRRDYVRGIGAASIVGLAGCSGDGGGGDGGDGGDGGDGGSDGASTGDSGGGSDLTFDFWHIHGDELGETLDQFAQDFSEQNDGVTVNAVNKDGYRQNLNQSLQASRAGDPPGVAQIFEIGTQLCLDSGAFTPIEQVIPDGAVDFDDLLPSVSSYYRIDDELNSMPFNSSNTIMLYNKTAFEEAGLDPEDPPRSLSGVRSAAETIVDQTDMESGISWPNHSWMQIEQQFAKQDQVLLNKENGRAGRADKTYYNSEAGRNVYEWWKGMADDDLYLNPGIEAWSEARQAFLTGQVPMLWDSTSNMVSMKAGAEENGFELGSAYLPAPDGANNGVVIGGGSLWVPDALADEKKEAAGRFIAYMVQPEQQARWHRNSGYFPVSQGAVDQLESDGWFEENPDFRTAFDQLQDTQDSPATRGAVMGVFPEARSINTEISVSILNGNVGVEEGLSKMDTQVQETLSSYSGNYSGEE, encoded by the coding sequence ATGAAGAAACCAACTCGCAGAGACTACGTTAGAGGAATCGGCGCAGCATCAATTGTCGGACTCGCAGGCTGTTCGGGCGACGGCGGCGGCGGTGACGGCGGTGACGGCGGCGACGGCGGCGACGGTGGCAGCGACGGCGCTTCCACCGGCGACAGCGGCGGCGGCAGCGACCTGACGTTCGACTTCTGGCACATTCACGGCGACGAGCTCGGCGAGACGCTGGACCAGTTCGCTCAGGACTTCTCCGAGCAGAACGACGGCGTGACGGTCAACGCGGTCAACAAGGACGGCTACCGCCAGAACCTCAACCAGTCCCTGCAGGCCTCGCGCGCCGGCGACCCGCCGGGCGTCGCCCAGATCTTCGAGATCGGGACACAGCTGTGTCTCGACAGTGGGGCCTTCACCCCGATCGAGCAGGTCATTCCCGACGGTGCGGTCGACTTCGACGATCTCCTCCCGTCGGTGTCGAGCTACTACCGCATCGACGACGAGCTCAATTCGATGCCGTTCAACTCCTCGAACACGATCATGCTGTACAACAAGACGGCGTTCGAGGAGGCCGGACTGGATCCGGAGGATCCGCCACGGAGCCTCTCCGGCGTGCGCAGCGCCGCAGAGACGATCGTCGACCAGACCGACATGGAGTCTGGCATCTCCTGGCCGAACCACTCCTGGATGCAGATCGAACAGCAGTTCGCGAAGCAAGACCAGGTGCTGCTCAACAAGGAGAACGGTCGCGCCGGCCGTGCCGACAAGACCTACTACAACAGCGAGGCCGGTCGCAACGTCTACGAGTGGTGGAAGGGCATGGCCGACGACGACCTGTACCTGAACCCGGGCATCGAGGCGTGGTCCGAGGCACGACAGGCGTTCCTCACGGGCCAGGTCCCGATGCTGTGGGACTCCACGTCGAACATGGTCTCGATGAAGGCCGGTGCCGAGGAGAACGGCTTCGAACTCGGATCGGCGTACCTGCCCGCACCGGACGGTGCCAACAACGGCGTCGTCATCGGCGGCGGTTCGCTGTGGGTGCCCGACGCCCTCGCCGACGAGAAGAAAGAGGCCGCCGGCAGGTTCATCGCCTACATGGTCCAGCCCGAACAGCAGGCCCGCTGGCACCGCAACAGCGGGTACTTCCCGGTGAGCCAGGGTGCCGTCGACCAGCTCGAGAGCGACGGCTGGTTCGAGGAGAACCCCGACTTCCGTACGGCCTTCGATCAGTTGCAGGACACCCAGGACTCGCCCGCGACGCGTGGCGCGGTGATGGGCGTCTTCCCGGAAGCGCGTAGTATCAACACGGAGATTTCGGTCAGCATCCTCAACGGGAACGTCGGCGTCGAGGAGGGACTCTCGAAGATGGACACCCAAGTCCAGGAGACCCTGTCGAGCTACTCCGGCAACTACAGCGGAGAGGAGTAA
- a CDS encoding MgtC/SapB family protein, whose amino-acid sequence MLEPLTDAAGAVLSVLQIGGLDEQSFAFEQISPEVVQLGLAVLLGMFLGLEREWSEKNAGIRTFALLTLLGAILSITGEPLLLVAGALLVITMSVLLAVQSLLGSSSEASLSLTTSASMFVAYGVGILVTQGYLIESVTIAVLSSLLLVLKRELHEFAWGLSKEEMQSATEFAILAFVVYPLLPDEAFGPWNAIEPRTVWLLVIAVSGIGLVNYVLVKRYRGRGFIATGFFGGLVNSTAVIAEMAQRAKQQPSLRNLAVGAILISNAAMAFRNALVVVPFMPESAIIVGVPLGAITVTGIGLSLFVSDLDQDFEAQLTSPFSLRNALVFGGLFLAVLVVSAGAEATFGANGFLTTSFLAGLISSGTATATAVTLVATDQISSDLAVAGVIAGTLASILVKVVFAATIDWDLVRPVMIWNVVLIAVGVVFGGIVIMFL is encoded by the coding sequence ATGTTGGAACCACTGACAGACGCCGCCGGAGCCGTGTTGTCCGTCCTGCAGATCGGGGGTCTCGACGAGCAGAGCTTCGCCTTCGAACAGATCAGTCCCGAAGTCGTCCAGTTGGGCCTCGCGGTTCTGCTGGGGATGTTCCTCGGACTCGAACGCGAGTGGTCGGAGAAGAACGCCGGGATCCGCACCTTTGCGCTCCTGACGCTCCTGGGTGCGATACTCTCGATCACCGGCGAACCGCTCTTGCTCGTGGCCGGCGCGTTGCTCGTGATCACGATGAGCGTCCTGCTGGCCGTCCAGAGCCTCCTCGGCTCTTCGTCCGAAGCCAGTCTCTCGTTGACCACGTCGGCCTCGATGTTCGTCGCCTACGGCGTGGGCATCCTCGTCACCCAGGGATATCTCATCGAAAGCGTGACGATCGCCGTCCTCTCGTCGCTGTTGCTCGTACTCAAGCGAGAGCTCCACGAGTTCGCGTGGGGCCTGTCCAAAGAGGAGATGCAGAGCGCCACCGAGTTCGCGATCCTCGCGTTCGTCGTCTACCCGCTGTTGCCAGACGAGGCCTTTGGTCCGTGGAACGCGATCGAACCGAGAACGGTCTGGCTGCTCGTCATCGCGGTCAGCGGGATCGGGCTGGTCAACTACGTGCTGGTCAAGCGCTACCGCGGTCGGGGGTTCATCGCGACGGGCTTTTTCGGCGGCCTCGTCAACTCGACCGCGGTGATCGCCGAGATGGCACAGCGGGCGAAACAGCAGCCCTCGCTGCGCAACCTCGCCGTCGGCGCGATCCTCATCAGCAACGCCGCGATGGCGTTTCGCAACGCACTCGTCGTCGTCCCGTTCATGCCCGAGTCGGCGATCATCGTCGGCGTTCCGCTCGGTGCGATCACCGTCACGGGCATCGGGCTGTCGCTGTTCGTCAGCGACCTGGACCAGGACTTCGAGGCCCAGCTCACCTCTCCGTTCAGCCTGCGGAACGCGCTGGTGTTCGGTGGCCTGTTCCTGGCGGTGCTCGTGGTGTCTGCGGGGGCCGAGGCCACCTTCGGCGCGAACGGATTCCTCACCACTTCGTTCCTCGCCGGCCTGATCTCCAGTGGCACCGCGACGGCCACGGCGGTGACGCTCGTCGCGACCGACCAGATCAGCAGCGACCTCGCGGTCGCGGGCGTGATCGCCGGGACGCTGGCGAGCATCCTGGTGAAAGTCGTCTTCGCTGCGACGATCGACTGGGACCTGGTTCGGCCGGTGATGATCTGGAACGTCGTCCTCATCGCTGTCGGGGTCGTCTTCGGCGGCATCGTGATCATGTTCCTGTAG